A region of Dermabacter vaginalis DNA encodes the following proteins:
- a CDS encoding ABC transporter permease has product MPRKIASGLAALALLLVVAGPIVWLALHAFATEWRVPNLLPAGLTFEWWGKVFGTPKFVTSILNSLMFAVLSTTLTALICMPAAYAFGRMQFPGRTVMLLGLFATNAFPKMGLFVSIAALYYAFNLMETIPGVTIAHMLGQVVFLTWIPAASFAAVPRRLEDAARDSGAGWLRTFVSVTLPLAAPGYFVALIMAFLASWDEAQATYLVGAPSYSTMPTELYTLVLNSPEQVAAVFSIMLTVPSVVLLLLVRKHIMGGALAEGFQIR; this is encoded by the coding sequence ATGCCCAGGAAAATTGCGTCGGGGCTTGCCGCGCTTGCGTTGCTGCTCGTCGTGGCCGGGCCGATCGTGTGGCTCGCCCTTCACGCCTTCGCGACCGAGTGGCGCGTGCCGAACCTCCTTCCAGCCGGACTCACCTTTGAGTGGTGGGGGAAGGTTTTCGGTACTCCGAAGTTCGTCACTTCGATCCTCAATTCGCTCATGTTCGCCGTCCTTTCGACGACGCTCACGGCTCTCATCTGCATGCCCGCTGCCTACGCTTTTGGGCGCATGCAGTTTCCGGGGCGCACGGTGATGCTCCTTGGTCTGTTCGCCACGAATGCTTTCCCGAAGATGGGACTTTTTGTGAGCATTGCGGCTTTGTACTATGCCTTCAATCTCATGGAGACCATTCCGGGTGTCACGATCGCGCACATGCTCGGTCAGGTCGTTTTTCTTACGTGGATTCCTGCCGCCTCGTTTGCGGCGGTACCGCGCCGACTCGAAGATGCCGCGCGCGATAGCGGCGCCGGATGGCTCAGGACTTTCGTGAGCGTCACGCTTCCGCTTGCAGCCCCGGGGTATTTCGTTGCCCTCATCATGGCTTTTCTCGCGTCGTGGGACGAAGCTCAGGCCACCTACCTTGTTGGCGCCCCAAGTTATTCCACGATGCCGACCGAGCTCTACACGCTCGTTCTCAACTCGCCGGAACAGGTCGCGGCCGTTTTTTCCATCATGCTCACCGTTCCCTCCGTTGTGCTGCTTCTTCTCGTGAGGAAGCACATCATGGGTGGGGCTCTCGCAGAAGGTTTCCAAATCCGATGA